From a single Pseudomonas triticicola genomic region:
- a CDS encoding acetyl-CoA carboxylase biotin carboxylase subunit produces the protein MWERACSRCGHPIHRYHFRNPTMPTLHKILIANRGEIACRIQRTAQALGYRTVAVFSDADADALHVQMADQAVHIGPAPVQQSYLNIAAILDAARRSGADAIHPGYGFLSENADFARACAKAGLTFIGPSVEAIELMGSKRLSKIAMLDAGVPCIAGYQGAAQDDATLLAEAERIGYPLMIKASAGGGGRGMRLVHEASELAAQLRTARSEAMNGFGSDELILEQALVEPRHVEVQLFGDQHGNLVYLGERDCSIQRRHQKVIEEAPCPVMTAELRQAMGEAALKAGRAVDYVGAGTVEFLLDACGQFYFLEMNTRLQVEHPVTELITGLDLVAWQLLVAEGQPLPLTQEQIRLDGHAMEVRLYAEDPAADFLPQTGRIAAWQPASDHGARIDHGLLEGQSVSPFYDPLLGKLIAHGATREEARRKLLRAVQDTVLLGVQSNQRLLEGLLQHPQFISGDFSTAFIQQHFSSHACLNTYVPTTAQLAIAVALFYQASALPHRAPLNGWRNNASVPLHYRLGSDEQDWTLSVLARKTGELVVQAGESTVEVKIIEHAAQSITIEVDGLRQRHAYRLHDQQLWLFTHPGSLRLEDRTHAPIDSQTSVASGTLKAPMDGAIVDVLVSEGSTVSKGQLLVVLEAMKMEHPLKAGIDGVLKRVQVKVGDQVKNRQVLLQVE, from the coding sequence ATGTGGGAGCGAGCCTGCTCGCGATGCGGCCATCCCATTCACCGCTATCATTTCAGGAACCCCACCATGCCCACCCTCCACAAAATCCTGATCGCCAACCGCGGTGAAATCGCCTGCCGCATCCAGCGCACGGCCCAGGCGCTGGGTTATCGCACCGTCGCCGTGTTCAGCGACGCCGACGCCGATGCGCTACACGTGCAAATGGCCGACCAAGCCGTGCACATCGGCCCGGCGCCGGTGCAGCAGTCGTACCTCAACATTGCGGCGATCCTCGACGCCGCCCGCCGCAGCGGCGCCGACGCGATTCACCCGGGCTACGGCTTTCTCTCGGAAAACGCCGATTTCGCCCGCGCCTGCGCCAAAGCCGGGCTGACTTTCATCGGCCCCAGCGTCGAAGCGATCGAACTGATGGGCAGCAAACGCCTGTCGAAAATCGCCATGCTTGACGCCGGCGTGCCGTGCATTGCCGGCTATCAAGGCGCAGCGCAGGACGACGCGACGCTGCTGGCCGAAGCCGAACGCATCGGCTATCCGCTGATGATCAAGGCCAGCGCCGGCGGCGGTGGACGTGGCATGCGTCTGGTGCACGAGGCCAGCGAACTGGCGGCGCAACTGCGCACCGCGCGGTCCGAAGCAATGAACGGTTTCGGCAGTGACGAGTTGATTCTCGAGCAAGCGTTGGTCGAGCCACGCCATGTCGAAGTGCAGCTATTCGGCGACCAGCACGGCAATCTGGTCTACCTCGGCGAACGCGATTGCTCGATCCAGCGCCGCCATCAGAAAGTCATCGAAGAAGCGCCGTGCCCGGTGATGACCGCCGAGCTGCGCCAGGCCATGGGCGAAGCGGCGCTCAAGGCCGGGCGCGCGGTGGATTACGTCGGCGCTGGCACCGTGGAGTTCCTCCTCGACGCGTGCGGGCAGTTCTACTTTCTGGAGATGAACACCCGTCTGCAGGTCGAGCATCCGGTGACGGAATTGATCACCGGGCTGGATCTGGTCGCATGGCAGTTGCTGGTTGCCGAGGGCCAGCCGCTACCGCTGACGCAGGAGCAGATCCGTCTCGACGGTCACGCCATGGAAGTGCGCCTCTACGCTGAAGATCCCGCTGCGGATTTTCTTCCGCAAACCGGCCGAATTGCCGCATGGCAACCGGCTTCGGATCACGGCGCACGGATCGATCACGGTCTGCTTGAAGGCCAGTCGGTGAGCCCGTTCTACGACCCGCTGCTGGGCAAACTGATCGCCCACGGCGCAACCCGCGAAGAGGCGCGGCGCAAATTGTTGCGAGCGGTGCAGGACACCGTGCTGCTTGGCGTGCAAAGCAACCAACGCTTGCTCGAAGGCCTGCTGCAACATCCGCAGTTCATCAGCGGCGACTTCAGCACCGCTTTCATCCAGCAACATTTTTCCAGCCATGCCTGCCTCAACACTTATGTGCCGACGACGGCGCAACTGGCGATTGCCGTGGCGTTGTTCTATCAGGCCAGCGCCCTGCCCCATCGCGCCCCGTTGAATGGCTGGCGCAACAACGCCAGCGTGCCGTTGCACTATCGACTCGGCAGTGACGAACAGGACTGGACGCTGTCGGTGCTGGCGCGCAAAACCGGCGAGTTGGTCGTGCAGGCTGGCGAAAGCACTGTGGAGGTGAAAATCATTGAGCACGCCGCGCAATCGATCACCATCGAAGTTGATGGTCTGCGCCAGCGCCACGCCTATCGTCTGCACGATCAGCAGCTGTGGCTGTTCACCCATCCGGGCAGCCTGCGCCTGGAGGATCGAACTCATGCGCCGATCGACAGTCAGACCAGCGTCGCCTCCGGCACCCTCAAAGCCCCGATGGACGGTGCCATTGTCGACGTGCTGGTCAGCGAAGGCAGTACGGTCAGCAAGGGTCAATTGCTGGTGGTGCTGGAGGCAATGAAAATGGAGCATCCGTTGAAGGCCGGCATCGATGGCGTGCTCAAACGGGTGCAAGTGAAGGTCGGCGATCAGGTAAAAAATCGTCAGGTTCTGTTGCAGGTCGAGTAG
- a CDS encoding enoyl-CoA hydratase/isomerase family protein, translated as MSSLPDCQTLLLELHGGVLHITLNRPDSRNAMSLQMVAELRAVLAAVHDDRTVRALVLSGAGGHFCAGGDIKDMASARAQGADAYRELNRAFGALLEQAQHAPQVLITVLQGAVLGGGFGLACVSDIAISDHQAQFGLPETSLGLIPAQIAPFVVQRIGLTETRRLALTAARFDGHEAHRLGLVHFVEQDAQALAEQLDEVLQQVLRCAPEANAMTKKLLLASAGQPSSELLDEAAQWFSAAVTGGEGVEGTMAFMQKRKPRWVS; from the coding sequence ATGAGCAGCCTGCCCGATTGCCAGACGCTGTTGCTGGAACTGCATGGCGGCGTGCTGCACATCACCCTCAACCGCCCGGACAGCCGCAACGCGATGAGCCTGCAAATGGTCGCCGAACTGCGCGCGGTGCTGGCGGCGGTGCACGATGACCGCACAGTGCGGGCCTTGGTGCTCAGCGGTGCCGGCGGGCATTTTTGTGCCGGCGGCGACATCAAGGACATGGCCAGTGCCCGGGCTCAGGGCGCGGACGCTTACCGTGAGTTGAACCGGGCGTTTGGCGCGTTACTGGAACAAGCCCAACATGCGCCGCAAGTGCTGATCACTGTGCTGCAAGGCGCCGTGCTCGGCGGCGGCTTCGGCCTGGCTTGCGTCAGCGATATTGCGATTAGCGATCACCAGGCGCAGTTCGGCTTGCCGGAAACCAGCCTTGGCCTGATCCCGGCGCAAATCGCACCGTTTGTGGTGCAACGGATAGGCCTGACCGAAACCCGCCGACTGGCCCTGACCGCAGCGCGTTTCGATGGCCACGAGGCGCATCGTTTGGGGCTGGTGCATTTCGTTGAACAGGATGCGCAAGCGTTGGCCGAGCAACTGGATGAGGTCTTGCAACAGGTGCTGCGCTGCGCACCCGAAGCGAATGCGATGACGAAAAAATTGTTATTGGCCAGCGCCGGGCAGCCTTCGAGTGAATTGCTCGATGAGGCGGCGCAGTGGTTCAGCGCGGCGGTAACCGGAGGCGAGGGAGTCGAGGGGACCATGGCTTTTATGCAGAAACGCAAACCTCGGTGGGTCAGCTAA
- the atuD gene encoding citronellyl-CoA dehydrogenase has translation MIFTPEHEALRRTVRQFVTHEINPHVEEWEKAGRFPIHEIFRKAGELGLLGISKPEKFGGMGLDYSYSIVAAEEFGTIHCGGIPMSIGVQTDMCTPALARFGSDELREEFLRPAITGEQVGCIGVSEVGAGSDVAGLKTTARKDGDDYVINGSKMWITNSPSADFICLLANTSDDKPHINKSLIMVPMNTPGISLSSHLDKLGMRSSETAQVFFDNVRVPQRNRIGHEGAGFMMQMLQFQEERLFGAANMIKGLEYCIDSTIEYCKERKTFGNALIDNQVIHFRLAELQTEIECLRALVYQATEQYIKGQDVTRLASMAKLKAGRLGREVSDSCLQYWGGMGFMWDNPVARAYRDVRLVSIGGGADEIMLGIICKLMGTLPGKKK, from the coding sequence ATGATCTTCACCCCGGAACACGAAGCCCTGCGCCGCACCGTCCGCCAGTTCGTCACGCACGAGATCAACCCGCACGTCGAAGAGTGGGAAAAGGCCGGACGCTTCCCCATCCACGAGATTTTCCGCAAGGCCGGCGAACTGGGTCTGCTGGGCATTTCCAAGCCGGAAAAATTCGGTGGCATGGGCCTCGACTACAGCTATTCGATCGTCGCCGCCGAAGAGTTCGGCACCATTCATTGCGGCGGGATTCCGATGTCGATCGGCGTGCAGACCGACATGTGCACACCCGCCCTCGCCCGCTTCGGCTCCGATGAATTGCGCGAAGAATTCCTGCGCCCGGCCATCACGGGCGAACAGGTCGGCTGCATCGGCGTCTCTGAAGTCGGCGCCGGTTCCGATGTCGCCGGGCTGAAAACCACTGCGCGCAAGGACGGCGACGACTATGTGATCAACGGCAGCAAAATGTGGATCACCAACTCGCCGAGCGCCGATTTCATCTGCCTGCTGGCCAACACTTCGGACGACAAGCCACACATCAACAAGTCGCTGATCATGGTGCCGATGAACACCCCGGGGATCAGCCTCAGTTCGCACCTGGACAAGCTCGGCATGCGCAGCTCGGAAACCGCGCAGGTGTTCTTCGACAACGTGCGCGTGCCGCAGCGCAATCGCATCGGCCATGAAGGCGCCGGGTTCATGATGCAGATGCTGCAGTTCCAGGAAGAACGCCTGTTCGGCGCGGCGAACATGATCAAGGGCCTGGAATATTGCATCGACAGCACCATCGAGTACTGCAAGGAGCGCAAGACCTTCGGCAACGCGCTGATCGACAACCAGGTGATCCACTTCCGCCTCGCCGAATTGCAGACCGAAATCGAATGCCTGCGCGCACTGGTCTATCAGGCCACCGAGCAGTACATCAAAGGCCAGGACGTCACGCGCCTGGCGTCGATGGCCAAGCTCAAGGCCGGACGCTTGGGCCGGGAAGTCAGCGACAGCTGCCTGCAATATTGGGGCGGCATGGGCTTCATGTGGGACAACCCGGTGGCCCGCGCCTATCGCGATGTGCGCCTGGTATCGATTGGCGGCGGCGCCGACGAAATCATGCTGGGGATCATCTGCAAACTGATGGGCACCCTGCCGGGGAAAAAGAAATGA
- the atuC gene encoding geranyl-CoA carboxylase subunit beta, whose product MAQIQSQLDPHSEAFARNRAAMLAAIEQVQQLEQNLLNKAAEAKDKFSKRGQLLPRERLNLLLDPGAPFLELASLAGYKLHDDKDGSSAGGGLIAGIGYVCGIRAMVVANNSAIKGGTISPSGLKKSLRLQQIARENKLPMITLAESGGANLNYAAEIFVEGARSFANQARMSAMGLPQITVVHGSATAGGAYQPGLSDYVVVVRGKAKLFLAGPPLLKAATGEVATDEELGGAEMHAQVAGTAEYLAENDADGIRQVRDIMRMLPWNEQLPWLPQPQFKEPLYPIDELLGLIPDDAKKPYDVREIIARIADESDFLEFKGEFDQQTLCGQLKIQGRACGFIGNNGPITPQGASKAAQFIQLCDQSQTPLLFFHNTTGFMVGTESEQQGVIKHGSKLIQAVANARVPKLTIVVGGSYGAGNYAMCGRGLDPRFIFAWPNSRTAVMGGAQAGKVLRIVTEAKQLKDGIEPDPKMLDMLEQMTAQKLDSQSTALYGSANLWDDGLIDPRDTRTLLGYLLDICHEADMRTLQPNSFGVSRF is encoded by the coding sequence ATGGCGCAGATTCAGTCGCAACTCGATCCGCACAGCGAAGCGTTCGCGCGCAACCGCGCGGCCATGCTCGCCGCCATCGAGCAGGTGCAGCAGCTCGAACAGAACCTGCTGAACAAGGCCGCCGAAGCCAAAGACAAATTCAGCAAACGCGGGCAACTGTTGCCCCGCGAGCGCCTGAACCTTTTGCTCGACCCCGGCGCGCCGTTCCTCGAACTGGCCAGCCTCGCCGGCTACAAATTGCATGACGACAAGGACGGCAGTTCGGCCGGTGGCGGGCTGATTGCCGGCATCGGTTATGTCTGCGGCATCCGCGCGATGGTGGTCGCCAACAACAGCGCGATCAAGGGCGGCACGATCTCGCCGAGCGGCCTGAAAAAGTCTCTGCGCCTGCAACAGATCGCGCGGGAAAACAAACTGCCGATGATCACCCTCGCCGAAAGCGGCGGCGCCAATCTCAACTACGCGGCGGAGATTTTTGTCGAAGGCGCGCGCAGTTTCGCCAATCAGGCGCGCATGTCAGCCATGGGTTTGCCGCAGATCACCGTGGTACACGGCTCGGCCACGGCGGGCGGCGCCTATCAACCGGGGTTGTCGGATTACGTGGTGGTGGTGCGCGGCAAGGCCAAGCTGTTTCTCGCCGGCCCGCCATTGCTCAAAGCGGCGACCGGCGAAGTGGCCACCGATGAAGAACTCGGTGGCGCCGAGATGCACGCGCAGGTCGCCGGCACTGCCGAATATCTCGCCGAAAACGACGCTGACGGCATACGCCAGGTCCGCGACATCATGCGCATGTTGCCCTGGAACGAGCAGCTGCCGTGGCTGCCGCAGCCGCAATTCAAAGAACCGCTCTACCCCATCGACGAACTGCTCGGGCTGATCCCGGACGATGCAAAAAAGCCCTACGATGTGCGCGAAATCATCGCGCGGATTGCCGATGAATCGGACTTTCTCGAATTCAAAGGCGAGTTCGATCAGCAAACCCTTTGCGGCCAGTTGAAAATCCAGGGCCGCGCCTGCGGCTTCATTGGCAACAACGGACCGATCACCCCGCAAGGTGCGAGCAAGGCGGCGCAGTTCATCCAGTTGTGCGACCAGAGCCAGACGCCGCTGCTGTTTTTCCACAACACCACGGGTTTCATGGTCGGCACCGAATCGGAACAGCAAGGCGTGATCAAGCACGGCTCGAAACTGATCCAGGCGGTGGCCAACGCACGGGTGCCTAAACTGACCATCGTCGTCGGCGGTTCCTACGGCGCCGGCAACTACGCCATGTGCGGGCGCGGGCTCGATCCGCGCTTCATCTTCGCCTGGCCCAACAGCCGAACGGCAGTGATGGGTGGCGCTCAGGCCGGCAAGGTTCTGCGCATCGTCACTGAGGCCAAACAGCTCAAGGACGGCATCGAGCCTGATCCGAAAATGCTCGACATGCTCGAACAGATGACCGCGCAGAAACTCGACAGCCAATCCACCGCACTGTACGGCAGCGCCAATCTGTGGGACGACGGCCTGATCGACCCGCGCGACACCCGCACCCTGCTCGGTTACTTGCTGGATATCTGCCACGAAGCCGACATGCGCACGCTGCAACCCAACAGCTTCGGCGTCAGCCGCTTCTGA
- a CDS encoding SDR family oxidoreductase, which produces MAYASIFRADLFSGQNLIVTGGGSGIGRCTAHELAALGANVLLVGRKPEKLEKVAAEIAEDGGRAHWKACDIRDEEAVKPLVKELIAEHGPIHGLVNNAGGQYPSPLASINQKGFETVLRTNLVGGFLMAREVFNQSMSKHGGSIVNMLADMWGGMPGMGHSGAARSGMDNFTKTAAFEWGYAGVRVNAVAPGWIASSGMDTYEGAFKAVIPTLREHVPLKRIGTESEVSAAIVFLLSPAAAFISGTTLKIDGAASLGSRAWPLHKASHSESFNGFHRAYLPEVLRPEVLKDKE; this is translated from the coding sequence ATGGCTTACGCGTCGATTTTTCGCGCCGATCTGTTCAGCGGCCAGAACCTGATTGTCACCGGTGGCGGCAGCGGCATCGGTCGCTGCACCGCCCATGAACTGGCGGCCCTCGGCGCCAATGTGCTGCTGGTCGGGCGCAAGCCGGAAAAGCTGGAAAAAGTCGCCGCCGAAATCGCCGAGGACGGCGGCCGCGCGCACTGGAAGGCCTGCGATATCCGCGATGAAGAAGCGGTCAAGCCACTGGTCAAAGAGCTGATCGCCGAACACGGGCCGATCCACGGCCTGGTCAACAACGCCGGCGGCCAATACCCGTCGCCCTTGGCCTCGATCAATCAGAAGGGCTTTGAAACCGTGCTGCGGACCAATCTGGTCGGCGGCTTTCTGATGGCCCGCGAAGTGTTCAACCAGTCGATGAGCAAACACGGCGGCAGCATCGTCAACATGCTTGCCGATATGTGGGGCGGCATGCCCGGCATGGGCCACTCGGGCGCCGCGCGTTCAGGCATGGACAACTTCACCAAGACTGCTGCGTTCGAGTGGGGTTACGCCGGGGTCCGGGTCAACGCGGTGGCGCCGGGCTGGATCGCCTCCAGCGGCATGGACACTTACGAGGGCGCATTCAAAGCAGTGATTCCGACCCTGCGCGAGCATGTGCCGCTCAAGCGTATCGGCACCGAATCGGAAGTCAGTGCGGCGATCGTGTTTCTGCTCAGCCCGGCGGCAGCGTTCATCAGCGGCACCACATTGAAAATCGACGGCGCCGCCAGCCTCGGCAGTCGCGCCTGGCCGCTGCACAAGGCGAGCCACAGCGAATCGTTCAACGGTTTCCACCGCGCGTATTTACCAGAAGTGTTGCGTCCCGAAGTGCTCAAGGACAAGGAATAA
- a CDS encoding acyclic terpene utilization AtuA family protein, with protein MPTTVRIGCASAFWGDTSTAAAQLVSGGNLDYLVFDYLAEITMSLMAGARLKDPQAGFAGDFVEVLAPLLTQLAEQNIRVISNAGGVNPQACAAALQAACDQAGVQLKIAVLLGDDLQGQLKNPADIREMFSGAPLPRMCVSTNAYLGAPGIVEALRLGADIVITGRVVDSAVVSAALVHEFGWSWHDYDKLAHAALAGHIIECGAQCTGGNFTDWREVPDYEHIGFPIVEVSADGQFLVSKPEGSGGLVTPLTVGEQMLYEIGDPQAYLLPDVICDFTQVKLQQQGKNVVQVHGAKGLPPSDKYKVSATYPDGFRCTASCLMAGIDAVDKARRVSQAIIDKTAEMFSLRGWAPYSETHVELLGSEATYGPHGQRRDSREVVIKIAVRHPDKRALVLFSKEIAQAATGMAPGLTGIVGGRPTVYPVIRLFSFLVDKSACALQVDIAGERHPCALPDPVALDSADLPLAHQPPKPQGRADASVPLVKLAVARSGDKGNHSNIGVMPRHPDYLPWIAEALTPSVVVDWMRHVLDPLLGRVERWYLPGTHSLNFLLENALGGGGVASLRIDPHGKAFAQQLLEIQIPVPQSIAEQLD; from the coding sequence ATGCCAACCACCGTGCGAATCGGCTGCGCCAGTGCTTTTTGGGGCGACACTTCCACTGCTGCCGCCCAGCTTGTCTCCGGCGGAAACCTGGATTATCTGGTGTTCGATTATCTGGCCGAGATCACCATGTCGCTGATGGCCGGCGCGCGCCTGAAAGACCCGCAGGCCGGGTTCGCGGGTGACTTCGTTGAAGTGCTGGCGCCGCTGCTGACGCAACTGGCCGAACAGAACATCCGCGTGATCAGCAATGCCGGCGGGGTCAATCCGCAGGCTTGCGCGGCGGCCCTGCAAGCGGCCTGTGACCAGGCTGGGGTCCAGCTGAAGATCGCCGTGTTGCTCGGCGACGACTTGCAAGGACAGCTCAAAAACCCCGCCGATATCCGCGAAATGTTCAGCGGCGCGCCGCTTCCGCGCATGTGCGTGTCGACCAACGCCTACCTCGGCGCGCCGGGAATTGTCGAAGCGTTGCGCCTGGGTGCCGACATTGTCATCACCGGCCGGGTGGTCGACAGCGCCGTAGTCAGCGCGGCGCTGGTCCACGAATTTGGCTGGTCGTGGCATGACTACGACAAACTCGCCCATGCCGCGCTGGCCGGGCACATCATCGAATGCGGCGCGCAGTGCACCGGCGGTAATTTCACCGACTGGCGCGAGGTGCCGGATTACGAGCACATCGGTTTTCCGATCGTCGAGGTCAGCGCCGATGGCCAGTTCCTCGTCAGCAAACCCGAAGGCTCCGGCGGCCTGGTCACGCCGCTGACCGTCGGCGAGCAGATGCTCTACGAAATCGGCGATCCGCAGGCCTATCTGTTACCCGATGTGATCTGCGATTTCACTCAGGTCAAACTTCAGCAACAAGGCAAAAACGTCGTGCAGGTGCACGGTGCCAAAGGCCTGCCGCCCAGCGACAAATACAAGGTCAGCGCCACGTACCCGGACGGTTTTCGCTGCACCGCCAGTTGCCTGATGGCCGGCATCGACGCGGTGGACAAGGCGCGGCGGGTCAGTCAGGCGATCATCGACAAGACCGCCGAGATGTTCAGCCTGCGCGGCTGGGCGCCGTACAGCGAAACCCATGTCGAACTGCTCGGCAGCGAAGCCACCTACGGCCCCCACGGCCAGCGCCGCGACAGCCGTGAAGTGGTGATCAAAATCGCCGTACGCCATCCTGACAAACGCGCGCTGGTGCTGTTTTCCAAAGAGATCGCCCAGGCCGCGACCGGTATGGCGCCCGGTCTGACCGGCATTGTCGGCGGACGTCCGACCGTGTACCCAGTCATCCGCTTGTTCTCGTTCCTCGTCGATAAAAGCGCCTGCGCCCTGCAAGTCGACATCGCAGGCGAACGTCATCCTTGCGCCCTACCCGACCCAGTGGCCCTCGACAGCGCAGATTTGCCGCTCGCCCATCAGCCACCCAAACCCCAAGGCCGCGCCGATGCCAGTGTGCCGCTGGTGAAACTGGCGGTGGCGCGCTCCGGCGACAAGGGCAACCACAGCAATATCGGCGTGATGCCGCGCCATCCCGATTACCTGCCATGGATCGCCGAAGCGCTGACCCCTTCGGTGGTGGTCGACTGGATGCGCCACGTCCTCGATCCGCTTCTCGGGCGTGTCGAACGCTGGTATCTGCCCGGCACCCACAGCCTCAACTTTCTTTTGGAAAACGCCCTCGGCGGTGGCGGTGTCGCCAGTCTGCGCATCGACCCGCATGGCAAAGCCTTCGCCCAGCAACTATTGGAAATCCAGATCCCGGTGCCGCAGAGCATCGCCGAACAGCTCGACTAG
- a CDS encoding TetR/AcrR family transcriptional regulator has product MDEQKALRVMRELVDQGQLTDPDSARGKLLQVAAHLFRNKGYERTTVRDLASAVGIQSGSIFHHFKSKDEILRAVMEETIRYNTALMRAALAEAGDVREKVLALIRCELQSIMGGSGEAMAVLVYEWRSLSEDGQAKVLALRDVYEDIWLQVLGEAKDAGYIRGDVFITRRFLTGALSWTTTWFRAGGSLSLDQLADEALILVLEAR; this is encoded by the coding sequence GTGGACGAGCAAAAAGCCCTGCGGGTCATGCGCGAACTGGTCGACCAAGGCCAGTTGACCGACCCGGACAGCGCCCGCGGCAAATTGCTGCAAGTGGCGGCTCACCTGTTTCGCAACAAAGGCTACGAGCGCACCACGGTGCGCGATCTGGCCAGCGCTGTGGGCATCCAGTCGGGCAGTATTTTTCATCACTTCAAAAGCAAGGATGAAATTCTCCGCGCGGTGATGGAGGAAACCATCCGCTACAACACCGCGCTGATGCGCGCAGCCCTGGCCGAAGCCGGTGACGTGCGCGAGAAAGTGCTGGCGCTGATTCGCTGCGAATTGCAGTCGATCATGGGCGGCAGTGGCGAGGCGATGGCGGTGCTGGTGTACGAATGGCGCTCATTGTCCGAAGACGGCCAGGCTAAAGTCCTTGCTTTACGTGACGTTTATGAAGACATCTGGCTGCAGGTTCTGGGCGAGGCCAAGGACGCCGGCTATATTCGCGGCGACGTTTTTATTACCCGACGTTTCCTTACCGGCGCACTGTCCTGGACCACCACCTGGTTCCGTGCCGGCGGCAGTTTGAGCCTCGATCAGCTCGCCGATGAAGCGCTGATTCTGGTCCTCGAAGCGCGTTGA